From one Streptomyces sp. Q6 genomic stretch:
- a CDS encoding alkene reductase: MTTATAPATATTLFARTRLAGLPLANRLVMAPMTRNRALADGTPTPLMATYYAQRATAGLIVAEASTPNAAGRTYPNITALYDDAHEAGWRTVTDAVRAAGGTMFLQLQHGGRVGHPATSGTTPLAPSPIPLPDGIHTAEGHQPAPVPREVTTDGIDATVADFAAAARRAIDAGFAGVEVHSANGYLLHQFLAGNTNQRTDAYGGPVAHRIRFTVEVVRAVAAAIGPQRVGVRLSPGLTVNGIEEADTEAIYPPLVEELKAVGPLAYLHVVYADPADPVFRGIRAAWPGTLVANPILSGELTTETVGAAARELLAAGADLIALGRPFLANPDLVDRLRTGAPLNPVRDAFLMYVGGA, translated from the coding sequence ATGACGACCGCCACCGCCCCCGCGACCGCCACCACGCTCTTCGCCCGGACCCGCCTCGCCGGTCTCCCCCTCGCGAACCGCCTGGTGATGGCCCCCATGACCCGCAACCGCGCCCTCGCGGACGGCACCCCCACGCCCCTCATGGCCACGTACTACGCCCAGCGCGCCACCGCGGGCCTGATCGTCGCCGAGGCGTCGACACCGAACGCGGCCGGCCGCACCTACCCGAACATCACCGCCCTCTACGACGACGCCCACGAGGCCGGCTGGCGCACGGTCACCGACGCGGTGCGCGCGGCGGGCGGCACGATGTTCCTCCAGCTCCAGCACGGCGGCCGCGTGGGTCACCCGGCGACCAGCGGAACGACCCCGCTGGCCCCGTCCCCGATCCCGCTCCCGGACGGCATCCACACCGCCGAAGGGCATCAACCGGCACCGGTACCACGTGAGGTGACGACCGATGGGATCGACGCGACCGTCGCCGACTTCGCCGCGGCCGCCCGCCGCGCGATCGACGCGGGCTTCGCGGGCGTGGAGGTCCACTCGGCCAACGGCTATCTCCTGCATCAGTTCCTCGCAGGCAACACCAACCAGCGCACCGACGCGTACGGAGGACCCGTCGCGCATCGCATCCGGTTCACGGTGGAGGTCGTCCGCGCGGTCGCCGCCGCGATCGGCCCGCAGCGTGTGGGCGTACGCCTCTCGCCGGGCCTGACGGTCAACGGCATCGAGGAGGCGGACACCGAGGCGATCTACCCGCCCCTGGTGGAGGAACTCAAGGCCGTCGGACCGCTCGCCTACCTGCACGTCGTGTACGCGGACCCGGCCGACCCGGTGTTCCGCGGCATCCGCGCCGCCTGGCCGGGCACACTCGTCGCCAACCCGATCCTCTCCGGCGAACTCACCACCGAGACGGTCGGCGCCGCCGCGCGCGAACTCCTCGCCGCGGGCGCGGACCTGATCGCCCTGGGCCGCCCGTTCCTCGCCAACCCCGACCTGGTGGACCGCCTGCGCACGGGCGCGCCACTGAACCCCGTACGGGACGCGTTCCTCATGTACGTGGGCGGCGCGTAG